One segment of Castanea sativa cultivar Marrone di Chiusa Pesio chromosome 3, ASM4071231v1 DNA contains the following:
- the LOC142629509 gene encoding sodium/hydrogen exchanger 1-like, giving the protein MAVLETIPVLLSSTSSSSSFLDTSTVIALTVFFALLCACIIIGHLLEENRWANESITALLLGLCCGVVVLLISKFQSSRLLLFSEDLFFLYLLPPIIFNAGFQVKKKQFFKNFTTILLFGVVGTVISFCLISLGAYLLFKRIGVTSLDIQDYLAVGAILSATDSVCTLQVLNQDETPLLYSIVFGEGVVNDATSIVLFNAVQSLDVSNIDLLTALKLLGTFLYLFFTSTALGIAAGLISAYIIKTLYFGRHSTDREVALMMLMAYLSYMLAELLNLSGILTIFFCGIVMSHYTWHNVTESSRVTTKHAFATISFIAETFIFLYVGMDALDIDKWKSSKASPGTSIALSSTLFALVLVGRAAFVFPIANITNCIKKRPSTKIELRKQFIIWWAGLMRGAVTIALSYNQFANSDKTLTEDSALMITSTIIVVLFSTVVFGSITKPLIEAVLLRNAKPVHSDATDIPSLDDLQILFLENGDPSDQGGSNEPARRKGSLSMLISNPTSTVHYFWRKFDDKFMRPVFGGRGFVPFVPSSPTGAADPQTS; this is encoded by the exons ATGGCTGTGCTCGAAACCATACCAGTTCTGCTCTCGTCtacttcttcatcatcatcgtTTCTGGACACTAGCACTGTCATTGCACTCACTGTTTTCTTTGCACTCCTCTGTGCTTGCATCATTATTGGACACCTCCTGGAAGAGAACCGCTGGGCTAACGAGTCCATCACCGCGCTTCTTCTG GGGTTGTGCTGTGGAGTGGTGGTGTTGCTGATAAGTAAGTTCCAGAGTTCACGCTTATTATTGTTTAGTGAGGACTTGTTCTTCCTCTATTTGCTTCCCCCAATCATTTTCAATGCCGG TTTTCAGGTCAAGAAAAAgcaatttttcaagaatttcaCCACAATATTGTTGTTTGGGGTAGTTGGTACTGTAATTTCATTTTGCCTTATATCATTAG GGGCctatttgttatttaaaagaATTGGTGTGACAAGCCTGGATATTCAAGATTACCTAG CTGTTGGTGCCATATTGTCAGCAACTGATTCAGTTTGCACACTGCAG GTTCTCAATCAAGATGAAACGCCCTTACTTTACAGTATTGTATTCGGTGAGGGAGTGGTGAATGATGCCACCTCTATTGTGCTTTTCAATGCAGTCCAATCACTTGATGTCAGCAACATCGATCTGCTTACAGCATTAAAATTGTTGGGGACCTTCCTTTACCTCTTCTTCACCAGTACTGCTCTTGGTATAGCA GCGGGTCTTATAAGTGCATATATCATAAAGACACTTTACTTTGGAAG GCACTCCACAGATCGTGAAGTTGCACTCATGATGCTTATGGCCTATTTGTCATACATGTTGGCTGAG CTTTTAAATCTAAGTGGGATTTTGACAATATTCTTCTGTGGCATTGTCATGTCTCACTACACTTGGCATAATGTTACGGAAAGCTCACGAGTTACAACCAA GCATGCATTTGCAACAATATCGTTCATTGCAGAGACTTTTATATTCCTATATGTTGGCATGGATGCCTTAGACATTGATAAATGGAAAAGCAGCAAAGCAAG CCCAGGAACTTCCATTGCTCTGAGTTCAACATTATTTGCATTAGTGTTGGTTGGAAGAGCAGCATTTGTGTTCCCTATTGCCAATATTACAAATTGCATAAAGAAAAGACCAAGTACGAAAATTGAGCTACGGAAACAG TTTATAATATGGTGGGCAGGCCTTATGAGAGGTGCAGTAACTATCGCCTTGTCTTATAACCAG TTTGCAAATTCTGACAAGACGTTAACTGAAGATAGTGCACTAATGATCACCTCAACtataattgttgttttgtttagtACCGTG GTGTTTGGTTCCATAACAAAGCCCCTTATTGAAGCAGTGTTGTTACGGAATGCAAAACCAGTACATTCAGATGCAACTGACATACCAAGTCTAGATGACTTACAAATATTATTCCTTGAAAATGGTGATCCAAGTGATCAAGGTGGTAGCAATGAACCTGCCCGCCGGAAGGGTAGCTTAAGCATGCTAATAAGTAACCCCACTTCAACTGTTCACTATTTTTGGAGAAAGTTTGATGACAAGTTCATGAGACCAGTATTTGGCGGACGGGGTTTTGTCCCATTTGTTCCTAGTTCTCCAACTGGTGCAGCAGATCCTCAAACTTCTTAA